The Canis lupus dingo isolate Sandy chromosome 4, ASM325472v2, whole genome shotgun sequence genome contains a region encoding:
- the CISD1 gene encoding CDGSH iron-sulfur domain-containing protein 1 isoform X2, giving the protein MTLTSSVRVEWIAAVTIAAGTAAIGYLAYRRFYVKDHRNKSMVNLHIQKDNPKIVHAYDMEDLGDKAVYCRCWRSKKFPFCDGSHTKHNEETGDNVGPLIIKKKET; this is encoded by the exons ATGACTCTGACTTCCAGCGTACGAG TTGAATGGATCGCAGCAGTTACTATTGCTGCTGGGACAGCTGCAATTGGTTATCTAGCTTACAGAAGGTTTTATGTTAAAGATCATCGCAACAAATCTATGGTAAACCTTCACATCCAGAAAGACAATCCCAAGATAGTACATGCTTATGACATGGAGGATTTGGGAGATAAAGCTGTGTACTGTCGTTGTTGGAGGTCCAAAAAG tTTCCATTCTGTGATGGATCTCACACAAAACACAATGAAGAGACTGGAGACAACGTGGGACCTCTGatcattaagaaaaaggaaacttaa
- the CISD1 gene encoding CDGSH iron-sulfur domain-containing protein 1 isoform X1 → MQNFLLSNILWNWVEWIAAVTIAAGTAAIGYLAYRRFYVKDHRNKSMVNLHIQKDNPKIVHAYDMEDLGDKAVYCRCWRSKKFPFCDGSHTKHNEETGDNVGPLIIKKKET, encoded by the exons ATGCAGAACTTTCTTCTCTCCAACATTCTGTGGAACTGGG TTGAATGGATCGCAGCAGTTACTATTGCTGCTGGGACAGCTGCAATTGGTTATCTAGCTTACAGAAGGTTTTATGTTAAAGATCATCGCAACAAATCTATGGTAAACCTTCACATCCAGAAAGACAATCCCAAGATAGTACATGCTTATGACATGGAGGATTTGGGAGATAAAGCTGTGTACTGTCGTTGTTGGAGGTCCAAAAAG tTTCCATTCTGTGATGGATCTCACACAAAACACAATGAAGAGACTGGAGACAACGTGGGACCTCTGatcattaagaaaaaggaaacttaa